The Candidatus Omnitrophota bacterium DNA window CACGCTTGTCTTTACCGCGGAAGTAAAAGCCACGGTACTTAAATACGGGCTCAAGAAAGGCGCGTATATAAATAAAACCGTTGAACTCAGCGATGACATGGTAGAGCAGCTTGAAGATGTAATCAAGAACTGCTGGCGCGATATTAATGCCCTGAAGTTCGAAAAACTGGAAAATACGGATGAAAACAGGAAAAAGACATGCAACAAATGCGAATATAATGACATTTGTTGGGAAAGGTAAAATGAAAAGAATGATTTTGTTTTTTAGCATCGTAATTTTGCTACTTCAAGGCAGCGCTATTGCAGAAAATAAATGGACGGCGCTCGTCGAGGAATCGGGAAAAGTACTGGCGGAGATTCAACAGATGCCGGATGAGGGCATTCCCGACGATCTTTTAAGAGAATGCGCGGCGATAGCAGTTTTTCCTTCCACTATTTCAGCTGGATTCGGAATAGGCGGTAAATACGGCCAGGGCATAATTATGGTACGTGAAGACGGAAAGAATAAGTGGTCGGCTCCTGCGATATTTAATCTTGTGGGCGGGAGCATAGGATGGCAGATAGGGGGCCAGGCCACGGATTTTGTCCTTCTTATAGGCAACAAAAGAAGCGTGGACGGTATTTTGCAGGGTAAATTTAAATTGGGCGCCGATGTTTCAGTGGCGGCAGGACCCATCGGCAGAGCGGCAGAAGCTTCCACCGATGTGCAGTTAAAAGGCGGGATATTGTCTTATTCGAGGAGCCGCGGCCTTTTTGCCGGCGCAAAACTTGAAGGCGCGGTCATTACCCAGCATTGGGACGGAAATAAGGAGCTTTACGGAAAAGGCTTATCGGC harbors:
- a CDS encoding lipid-binding SYLF domain-containing protein; this translates as MILFFSIVILLLQGSAIAENKWTALVEESGKVLAEIQQMPDEGIPDDLLRECAAIAVFPSTISAGFGIGGKYGQGIIMVREDGKNKWSAPAIFNLVGGSIGWQIGGQATDFVLLIGNKRSVDGILQGKFKLGADVSVAAGPIGRAAEASTDVQLKGGILSYSRSRGLFAGAKLEGAVITQHWDGNKELYGKGLSANEILLENKAKMPDSAKAILSVLNKYPYKK